Proteins from one Syngnathus scovelli strain Florida chromosome 17, RoL_Ssco_1.2, whole genome shotgun sequence genomic window:
- the zgc:153913 gene encoding carboxypeptidase N subunit 2 codes for MELHLDGNRIAELADEIFSELTKLKVLNLRGNRLTTFNDRVLFGGEALNLTLLDLRGNRLTEVSSFSTLLSLTDLLLSANQLSSLPKDIFTNVTSLENVDLSENRLTSLPERIFAELKSIKMIHLHKNQLISLDSKLFQDQEFIQQLYLSDNQLQNLPMGLLDHFTLPHILRLHGNPWKCDCHMWYLHDIVLNSNQDFEMLDRMLCESPDLLRRRPVASIGRDELLCRLPKDEMTDLSSCTLRKSSDSLVIKCKVDKCSPLTVKVEFLEHSGSVQEHIWKSDHSQCCNVTIDKTHMP; via the coding sequence ATGGAGCTTCACTTGGATGGGAACCGAATAGCAGAACTCGCTGATGAGATCTTTTCCGAGTTGACCAAACTGAAGGTGCTCAACCTCCGTGGAAACCGCCTCACAACTTTCAACGACAGAGTATTATTTGGAGGTGAGGCTTTAAATCTGACACTTTTGGACCTGAGAGGAAACAGGCTGACAGAAGTCTCCTCTTTCAGCACGTTGCTATCCCTGACTGACCTTCTCTTGTCAGCCAATCAGCTTTCAAGCCTCCCCAAAGACATTTTTACCAATGTCACCTCACTTGAGAATGTGGATCTCTCCGAAAACCGTCTCACGTCATTACCAGAGAGGATCTTTGCTGAGCTCAAAAGCATCAAAATGATCCACCTTCATAAAAACCAGCTGATTAGCTTGGATTCCAAATTGTTTCAGGACCAGGAGTTCATTCAGCAACTCTACCTGTCGGACAACCAACTGCAAAATCTCCCCATGGGCCTCCTGGACCACTTTACGCTCCCGCACATATTGCGACTACATGGGAACCCTTGGAAATGTGACTGCCACATGTGGTATCTGCATGATATAGTGCTGAATAGCAACCAGGACTTTGAGATGCTGGACAGAATGCTGTGCGAGAGTCCCGACTTGCTGCGGAGGCGACCGGTGGCATCCATCGGCAGGGATGAGCTTCTGTGTCGTTTGCCCAAAGATGAGATGACTGACCTGAGCAGCTGTACTCTTCGCAAGTCGAGTGACTCACTGGTCATCAAATGCAAAGTGGACAAATGCTCTCCGCTGACTGTCAAAGTTGAGTTTCTGGAGCACAGTGGCAGTGTTCAGGAGCACATTTGGAAAAGTGACCATTCTCAGTGCTGCAATGTGACAATAGACAAGACTCACATGCCGTAG
- the LOC125984729 gene encoding transcription factor Jun — protein sequence MSGKMETTFYDDAVNASNSHLDGARVQYGFNTKALKQSMTLNLNEPRNFKPQLGSKALDILTSPDVGLLKLASPELERLIIQSCTGLTTPTPTQFVCPKNITDEQEGFAEGFARALAELHYHQMSAAHHPEAPPPPQTTGMASASAASDTSDNAYSCTVRAPDPPQYTNLANFNRAVLGSNDRPPPAACYSAPTPAPHVVDHQAPHSRLRALKEEPQTVPEMPGETPPLSPIDMESQERIKAERKRMRNRVAASKCRKRKLERISRLEDRVKNLKSQHTDLVSSANILRDELALLKQKVMDHVNSGCQLILTQQLQAF from the coding sequence ATGTCCGGGAAAATGGAAACGACATTCTACGACGACGCTGTGAACGCGTCCAACTCTCATCTCGACGGCGCGAGGGTACAGTACGGCTTCAACACAAAAGCCCTCAAACAATCCATGACTCTGAATCTAAATGAGCCCCGAAACTTCAAACCCCAGCTGGGCTCCAAAGCCCTGGACATCCTCACGTCGCCCGATGTGGGTCTGCTGAAGCTGGCCTCCCCGGAGCTGGAGCGGCTAATCATCCAGTCGTGCACGGGGCTGACGACCCCCACCCCGACCCAATTCGTCTGTCCCAAGAACATCACCGACGAGCAGGAGGGCTTCGCAGAGGGTTTCGCAAGGGCGCTGGCTGAGCTCCACTACCACCAGATGAGCGCCGCTCACCACCccgaggcgccgccgccgccgcagaccACCGGCATGGCATCCGCCTCGGCCGCGTCCGACACCAGCGATAACGCTTACAGTTGCACGGTGCGCGCCCCAGACCCTCCGCAATACACCAACTTGGCCAATTTCAACCGAGCCGTGCTGGGCTCCAATGACAGACCGCCACCCGCCGCCTGCTACTCGGCGCCCACACCGGCTCCCCACGTGGTGGACCACCAAGCTCCACACTCGAGGCTGCGTGCCCTGAAAGAGGAGCCGCAGACGGTGCCCGAGATGCCGGGCGAGACGCCGCCGCTCTCCCCCATCGACATGGAGAGCCAGGAGCGCATCAAGGCAGAGAGGAAGCGCATGAGAAACCGGGTAGCCGCGTCCAAGTGCCGCAAACGGAAGCTGGAGAGGATATCTCGTTTGGAGGACAGGGTGAAAAATCTCAAAAGCCAGCACACTGACTTGGTGTCGTCTGCCAACATCCTGCGGGACGAGCTGGCTCTGCTCAAGCAAAAGGTCATGGACCACGTCAACAGTGGCTGTCAGCTCATTTTGACGCAGCAGCTCCAGGCTTTCTAG
- the tada1 gene encoding transcriptional adapter 1 isoform X3 — protein MASHASELEIAKKNLTDAIGDNVKQYWANLKLWFKQKISKEEFDIEARRLLAQENVHVHNDFLLAILTRCQIIVSTPEGAGQLQWQGGSASKPGKPKGKKKCSSRQKFDHRFQPQNPLSAAQPFCPREALGEDEELRLSAHTLLLPTRGQLEARMMVTAFELGLDNITEDAVSAMTCAMEHHLKDVLTAVISRRKAYRLRDGQFPYAFGSDVAPQPYLKNSLTAYRGVTERPLPSASLPTGPPPQISPDQAEQQAVHLLACSAAALQTALPPITMFDLLEALRVHRGVMSSHTMYALSMERILSRLWHPSHEELEQDLVHRQRLAAKDGVVLVS, from the exons ATACTGGGCAAACCTCAAACTGTGGTTCAAGCAGAAGATAAGCAAGGAAGAGTTTGATATTGAGGCACGACGCCTGTTGGCACAGGAAAATG TCCATGTTCACAATGACTTCCTCCTGGCAATTCTGACACGCTGCCAGATCATTGTCTCCACTCCTG AGGGCGCTGGGCAATTGCAATGGCAAGGTGGCTCTGCTTCAAAGCCGGGCAAACCTAAAGGAAAGAAGAAATGTTCCTCGAGACAGAAATTTGAC CATCGTTTCCAGCCTCAGAACCCTCTTAGTGCGGCACAGCCGTTCTGCCCACGGGAGGCGCTCGGCGAGGACGAGGAACTCCGACTGAGCGCCCACACTTTACTGTTGCCCACACGGGGTCAACTGGAGGCCCGCATGATGGTGACCGCTTTCGAGCTGGGCCTGGATAATATCACAGAGGATGCGGTCAGCGCGATGACCTGCGCCATGGAG CACCATTTGAAAGACGTTTTGACCGCCGTCATTTCCCGAAGGAAAGCGTATCGCTTGCGGGACGGCCAGTTCCCTTACGCTTTCGGCAGCGATGTCGCGCCGCAGCCTTATCTGAAGAACAGCCTGACGGCCTATCGTGGCGTCACCGAACG CCCTCTTCCGAGCGCTTCGCTCCCTACCGGCCCGCCGCCGCAGATCTCGCCGGATCAGGCCGAGCAGCAAGCCGTTCACTTGTTAGCCTGCTCTGCCGCCGCTCTCCAAACGGCGCTCCCACCCATCACCATGTTTGACCTCCTGGAGGCCTTGCGG GTTCACCGCGGGGTGATGTCCTCCCACACCATGTACGCTCTAAGCATGGAGCGCATCCTATCGCGGCTCTGGCACCCCAGCCACGAAGAACTGGAGCAGGACCTCGTGCACAGACAGCGACTTGCCGCCAAAGACGGCGTCGTGCTGGTCAGTTGA
- the tada1 gene encoding transcriptional adapter 1 isoform X4, whose product MASHASELEIAKKNLTDAIGDNVKQYWANLKLWFKQKISKEEFDIEARRLLAQENEGAGQLQWQGGSASKPGKPKGKKKCSSRQKFDHRFQPQNPLSAAQPFCPREALGEDEELRLSAHTLLLPTRGQLEARMMVTAFELGLDNITEDAVSAMTCAMEHHLKDVLTAVISRRKAYRLRDGQFPYAFGSDVAPQPYLKNSLTAYRGVTERPLPSASLPTGPPPQISPDQAEQQAVHLLACSAAALQTALPPITMFDLLEALRVHRGVMSSHTMYALSMERILSRLWHPSHEELEQDLVHRQRLAAKDGVVLVS is encoded by the exons ATACTGGGCAAACCTCAAACTGTGGTTCAAGCAGAAGATAAGCAAGGAAGAGTTTGATATTGAGGCACGACGCCTGTTGGCACAGGAAAATG AGGGCGCTGGGCAATTGCAATGGCAAGGTGGCTCTGCTTCAAAGCCGGGCAAACCTAAAGGAAAGAAGAAATGTTCCTCGAGACAGAAATTTGAC CATCGTTTCCAGCCTCAGAACCCTCTTAGTGCGGCACAGCCGTTCTGCCCACGGGAGGCGCTCGGCGAGGACGAGGAACTCCGACTGAGCGCCCACACTTTACTGTTGCCCACACGGGGTCAACTGGAGGCCCGCATGATGGTGACCGCTTTCGAGCTGGGCCTGGATAATATCACAGAGGATGCGGTCAGCGCGATGACCTGCGCCATGGAG CACCATTTGAAAGACGTTTTGACCGCCGTCATTTCCCGAAGGAAAGCGTATCGCTTGCGGGACGGCCAGTTCCCTTACGCTTTCGGCAGCGATGTCGCGCCGCAGCCTTATCTGAAGAACAGCCTGACGGCCTATCGTGGCGTCACCGAACG CCCTCTTCCGAGCGCTTCGCTCCCTACCGGCCCGCCGCCGCAGATCTCGCCGGATCAGGCCGAGCAGCAAGCCGTTCACTTGTTAGCCTGCTCTGCCGCCGCTCTCCAAACGGCGCTCCCACCCATCACCATGTTTGACCTCCTGGAGGCCTTGCGG GTTCACCGCGGGGTGATGTCCTCCCACACCATGTACGCTCTAAGCATGGAGCGCATCCTATCGCGGCTCTGGCACCCCAGCCACGAAGAACTGGAGCAGGACCTCGTGCACAGACAGCGACTTGCCGCCAAAGACGGCGTCGTGCTGGTCAGTTGA